The genomic segment CAACAGAAACCACCGgctcaacaacatcattatttCCACTCTCCTTATCATCAGGATACCTAACAACCACAACAGGACAAACACAATGCCTAACACAATAATCACTAACACTCCCAAGCCTCCCATCACTTCCCCTTTTAGTAGCTCCAAATCCTCTACTCCCCATAATAACAGCACTAAGCCCTAACCTCTCAACTTCCAAACACAACCTTTCCCTCATATCATGATCCTTAACAATATGGATCTTAAACGGAATATTCGCATCAACTAAAGGTTGAGCTAAATCAGATGCTTTAGTGGTAGTAAAAGTATCGAAATCAACCTCGAGTTTACGTTGATTCTCTTCGTTTTCAGTATCGACAATGGATAGATCGACAGAACCCCAATCAGCTCCGTAAAGGACGGAAGTTGGACGGACATGGACTAAGATGACGGCGTCACCTGCAGAGGCGTATATAGCATATTAGTTATGGGTTCAATCCTAACTTTCTACAcggagtataaatttatgtgtagaAAATGTACTAAAATTTgcaataaatataaatttatgtgtagaAAATGTACTAAAATttgcaataaatagtagatatgaacatAATGTGAAAAATATAATGGATTCAATGCTAATAATCTTAAAATTGAACCCATAGAGTTTAAACGCTAGTAAGATGACAGCGTCACCTGCAGAGGCGTATGTAGCATATATAGTTATGGGTTCAATTAACCTCAGACACagagtataaatttatatgtatttactaaaattgcaataaatagtagatatgaacccattaatattaaaaatattatgggttCAGTGCTAATAatcttaagattgaacccataaTTCAGCTTTAGAAAGCATCTTCTGGAACATGTACTAGCTTAagagcacttttttttttcctaaaattttagtcaaacacctcaactttccaaagtgaaaattttcgtaaagaaaaaataaacatttttggATTTTCTAAAACTTGGAAACTCAGTTGCGGATCCAAAGTTTTATCTACAGGTTCACGTGAACccaatattttttgcttatactgtgtatatgtattaaaaaaaaaattactaactatttataatatttgattGTGAATCCAATTACAAAATAGTATTAGATATGAAGtcataagttttaaaatatataatgcTAGTAAGATGAGGGGGTCACCTGGAGAGGCGTATGTAGCATATTAGTTATGAGTTCAATCCTAACTTTCGACACGGAGTacaaatttatttataaatagtaGAGATGAGGGGACAGGGTTACCTGGACGGAGGTATTGGTGGACGGCCCATTTAACAGCGAAAGCGGATTCGTCGCTTAAGTCAACGGCGATGCCGATTTTGCGTTGAGCGTTGGATGTAGGGGTCTCGGTGGGTGGGGTGGTGGGTGGGGGGAAACGTGGGGATGAggatttgattttgatgttagCAAGGATGGGGAGATCGGAATCTTGTTGTTGCATTGTTTTGGGGGGATTTTGAGTTGAGTTGAGTTGACCTTTTTTGTGTTTAGGGGGGTTTTGGTTGATGCTTGTTTATCGCTATACGGGGTTATGAGCGAATATTGCTCTTTTTGTCAATGGGGATGGGGATGATCAAGGAATACTTGGTTGAGTGTTGTTTCAGTtctattaaaattaaaattaaggtTAGGTTAATAAGTAGTAAACTGTTTTCAGGAGCATGAGGTGGACGTGCCGGAGTGGTTATCGGGCATGACTAGAAATCATGTGGGCTCTGCCCGCGCAGGTTCGAATCCTGCCGTCCACGCTTTTTCTCATGGTTTCACTTTTTCATTGACGAAATAACTCTTTTCTGGTTTCCTATTGACTATTGAGGGTTTGGTTTCTGTTTTGAGATTTTGACTAATTGGATTCACGCTCTTAAGATCTAAAAGGAAGAACGTTCTATCATGAATTTTTTCATATTCGTGGATCGAGTCCGAGACTTCTAATTAAGAGTGTCCTTTCATGAATAAAgatgtattttaattttaaaccgCTTATGTGATACTCATTTTAAAATTTCGATTAATTTGAATTTACGTTGCGTAAGATTATTAGAGGGAGAAAAACTCTTTACCAGGATTGTTTTTATTCTAAAGGTTCGATTATTAGAGGGAGAAGAACTCTTTACCGGGATTGTTTTTATTCTAAAGGTTCGAACCTGAGACTTCTAATTAAGAATagatatttttttattgatgAAACAACTCCTTTTTTGGTTTCCAATCGATGTTCAGTATTTGTTTAGAGATTCTGGCTAATTTCCATTCACACTCTGTAAGATTATAAGATCATTAAAAGGAAGAAGTGCTCCTTGCCATGATCTTTTTCATGTTTCTGGCTCGAGCTCGAGACTTCTGATTAAGAATACTATTTTTATTAATGgaacaaatatttaattttacttCTCACCTGTTGCTCCATACcaattttgaaatttcaattaaattaaatttaggATGATGCGCTCTCTTGTTTCCATTTCTAAGGTTTGAGCGAAAAACTTCTAATCAAGAGTAGGCATATCCTATTTATCTTACCACTGCCTTTAATAGTTGAAACACGGATATTGGATATTCCCTTAGCTGTGTAAATGTCATGAAAAGATAGTAGGGGAGTAGGTTATATGAATTGACTTTATACGCATTTGGATGACAATTTTGATCGGATAgacttttttataaaataaaaaagataaattttttaGTTGGGGGTTATAATTTTGTGGTTAGTCAAACTGAAAATGAACCTTTAGGTAGATGTTTGAGATGGTCAAATAGAAATAAGATCAAGTCAATAATTCTTCAAACTAAAACACTAGCATcgatattttttcttatataagAATATTGTAGATTGTTTAttgggataaggcaccattaccctcctgaactatacccgaatttgctacgacacaccttttccttttcccgccctattaccccccctaaacttatttaaaacggaataattaccccctaaatgccgatgtggcaaagagagtgtgtttcactctctttgaaagtgagaaacataaaaaaggggaaaacttaatttttttcttaaaaatctgcattttcttaaaaatttgaaaataaatctagtcttccacatttagttttaaaaaacgggttttccacatgttaagaaaataattaattttttcaaaattttataaaaattcagttttttcacattttggcaagaaaaacacttttccggattttatttgaaaaataaaagtgtcctaagaaaatgaaatcatgaaaatcaagattttttaagacattttaaaaaaataatcaagttttccatatttttaacaaatccatttttccgtatttaaaaaaaaaaaaatcattttcatttttttttttctttttcaaaaacgggttttaaaaaaaaaacaaattttcaattttttttttaaagggttttaaaaatcctttttttaaaagaaaattcagttttttaatccatgtttttaggtttttttttttaatgggtttaaaaaaaatcaaattttcaaattaaaaaaaagacgggttttaaaactcatttttttttaatgaaaattcagttttttatttttattttaaaaaaaattgacacgtaagtttgaaaaaattaaaaaaaaaaaaaaagaaaacaaataaatacacatgtgtcAAGGAGAgtgtgtatgtcactctcccatatgagagtgggcatcggcgtttaggggggtaattattccgttttaaataagtttaggggggtaataggaccctgggaaaggtaaggtgtgacgtagcaaattcgggtatagttcaggggggtaacggtgccttatcccttGTTTATATATTGACTATTTGAATTTTATTGGCTAATCTGCTTCAGTAGCAATACATTCCAACCGATCACCAATTTGAACCAATCTTTGAAGCAGAACCTCCAAAATATTGTTGTAATATAGTAATTCACAAATTGctgaagaaaaaggagaaaataaaaactttaagaGATCTGATACTTTTTTATTTGCTAGCGCCTAGCATACATTACCTGCTCCCTTTAGAAATGTTTGTCATACTTGGGGTTGTACATATTTTTCATTATACATTTTcacaaaataatacaaaaagCTTTAAGGTATCCACTTGCACGCTTCTTAATGCAATTTATTCCTTTCTAAAAAAAACATACTCCCTAAAAACTCATCTTTTCTGTATTTTCACTTAACAATCCCGTATATCAAAAGTTGACAACTAATATTAAATCAATGGAATATAATTATACGTTAATTCAATCACCAAAGCCCTGAAGAAGCTTCCTTTTAGGTTATACTTGCCTTGGAAAAATGGCTTTCCCTTGCTTAGAGAGCATTTTCAAAACATTATGCTTACCAcgacttctttttttcttttatggctttTCTTAAGACTATCTTTTGAAGTAAATCCGAGAAATCCTTAATATATTACAAAAATAGCACAATGAATTTGGTTAGTGCACAAAAGTGAGAATGAAAGTAAGGTGGGAACCCCCTAATAGGAGCATATTCAAACTTAATATTGATGGGGCTTGTCAAAAAAATCCCAGAATAGGAGGAGTATTTAGAGATGGTAGTGGGAACTAGGTAATTGGTTTCATGAAAGGATTACCCCGTACTACCAATACAGCTTTGAACTAACTAGAGTACATTATGCAGGGACTCAGAATTGCTGTGGATCATAACCTAGCACCATTAAAAATCAACTCAGACTCAACAGAGGTAATCAAAATGATTAAAGAGGGTCATTTACCTTACATGTCTATTATTTCTTAATGCAAGTACTTAATAGAAAGGCTCGGACATCCGGAGCTAAGGCATAGCTTCAGAGAACAAAACAAGGTGGCAAACTTGCTAGCCAAGGAGGGAGGGAAGcaacttttatttgatgaagTGAAGTTATTGGAAGCTCCTCCTATTTTTGTTagaaatgtatattttgatgaCCAGTGTggtacttttttttaattgggtTGTAAATTTTGCTAACACCCATGGAGGTGATGTTTTTGGACAACTAAACGGCCCTGGGGCTGTAAACTCTAATGTAGCTAAGATGTagatatatgaatatatatcaGTAGTATctatttcaccaaaaaaaaaaaatgaaagtaaggTGTAGGAGCACTATTTTTATACGGAAATACCTTAAATGTTAAGGAAAATGCAACATCTTgcgaatttaaaaaaaaaaaaaaatcaattaccCAGATAAGCTCTGAGTTGTGTTGTATTAGCAAAAAAGGAGCAGAGGGGGGCTAGGCCTGACCTCAATACAACACATAGCCACATGTGATACTATCACCACACAGAACCAGAAGGCTTACAAATTATTACAGTGTCTCCTGGTATATCCAAACAGTAAATCATACTAGCTAACAAAAACGTTGGCCTTATCATATTTGCACCTAAGGCTAGGCATTTGCCATTTGTCTAACTGAATATAGCCTCTAGCCTGTCTAGGTAGATGAAGAAGAGACCGAGTAAGAAGACTCTGAGTGGAAGAAGATtggattgggctcctctccatttcccttctctccattttccccaagttcttccatagattagagacacatggcatgagttagaattaatggctaagatttaattgactaaaacaaggccctaaccatgatttatataattaataacttatccataaatatattaaaatattttctctctcttcctattttaatattccatttattttttttcaattatgacaACTTTTTAATGGAGATATTTTTCAGAATATAGACAACTCTTTCAGAAATATACCATTACCGATTGAATAATGGGGTCTACATTATGTGAATTAGTAAgcatcataattgaaaaaaaagggaaaatatcaccaattgaataattGGGTCTATTTCTACGCAGCCAAAAAAAAAGTGGCAAAAAATAATCGGGTAAATCAGAAAAGATATTTTACTAGGTAGGAAaagtaaaataggaagagagagaaaatattctaatatatttatggataagttattaattatgtaaatcattgttagggccttgttttagtcaattaaatcttagccattaattataatttatgccatgtgtctctaatcCAAGGTAGAACTtagggaaaatggagagaagggaaatggagaggagcccaatccaAGAAGATTCAAATTAGACTAACCGAAAAAATTATTATGAGTATTAGTATTAAGGgaaatattatacatattacTCCCTTCGTTCCACTTTATATGACGTGATTGAAGGTACGAGTGTCAAATTACTTACTTTTCTATGTCAGTTCCAACATAGAAacttcaacttttttaaataagATTTACATTATTAGAAACTACACAAAAGTTATTAGAAGTAtagtaacaatttaaaatattcataaagTATTTGAAAACATTATGGTCAAATAGAAATTTCTTTAACTTTCCAAATTGTAACTGTGTgacaaataaatataaaacGAAACCTGGAAAACTTGTGTGGTTAAGAAGTAGCTTAGGCAAAGTATCTACACATAAAAGTTTTCGAGACTTAAAATAGGAGTTAACTTATACACGGGTACATATAAAGAAAATTGTCGTTAATTATTAGTGTATTTTAACCTGTTGCAACAAATAATCTACTTTTTCgatcctaatttatgtggcatttttcgctttatgagatttaaattttataaacttttaccaacattttaatatattttttcattataTTGACGTGAGAACAATTGCAACTTATACTATAGTACTTTTcgtatagtttttgaatatttaaattctaattttaaaatattgagttgatctaatctaattaaacttcaaaaattagttaaattgaCTCCCAcaaaaagtgccacataaattaagaTGAATGGAGTACATTATTTTTTGGGTTATGAGTGTCAATTACCTTACAGTGTAAAAACTTCTTTCACGGTCAATATACAAGTGACACTCATACTATAAGTCTATCTGTAACATGTATACTGAAAAAGTTTTGCAACCGTAAGGTTTACGGAGAGTCATATTATTAACACTCATTACATGAGGGTACTACGTACTACTTGGGGCAAGAG from the Lycium ferocissimum isolate CSIRO_LF1 chromosome 11, AGI_CSIRO_Lferr_CH_V1, whole genome shotgun sequence genome contains:
- the LOC132036073 gene encoding universal stress protein PHOS32 — translated: MQQQDSDLPILANIKIKSSSPRFPPPTTPPTETPTSNAQRKIGIAVDLSDESAFAVKWAVHQYLRPGDAVILVHVRPTSVLYGADWGSVDLSIVDTENEENQRKLEVDFDTFTTTKASDLAQPLVDANIPFKIHIVKDHDMRERLCLEVERLGLSAVIMGSRGFGATKRGSDGRLGSVSDYCVRHCVCPVVVVRYPDDKESGNNDVVEPVVSVASGAVEDDDEEAEFHDASDDRKDS